A genomic stretch from Pseudoliparis swirei isolate HS2019 ecotype Mariana Trench chromosome 18, NWPU_hadal_v1, whole genome shotgun sequence includes:
- the LOC130207821 gene encoding uncharacterized protein LOC130207821, with protein MWQGYEQWSVQEKPNVLKEHRPPALLPQPSPSPAPPTVLQPCSPHRPPALLPTVPSPAPPPSPALLPTVPSPAPPTVLQPCSPNRPPALLPPPSSSPAPPTVPQPCSPHRPQPCSPPSSSPAPTVPALLPHRPPALLPTVPSPAPHRPQPCSPPSPALLHRPQPCSPHRPPALLPPPSSSPAPPTVLQPCSPPPPALLPTVLQPCAPTAPSSAPTVT; from the coding sequence GGGTTATGAACAATGGAGCGTCCAAGAGAAGCCCAACGTCCTGAAGGAGCACCGTCCCCCAGCCCTGCTCCCCCAACCGTCCCCCAGCCCTGCTCCCCCCACCGTCCTCCAGCCCTGCTCCCCCCACCGTCCCCCAGCCCTGCTCCCCACCGTCCCCAGCCCTGCTCCCCCACCGTCCCCAGCCCTGCTCCCCACCGTCCCCAGCCCTGCTCCCCCCACCGTCCTCCAGCCCTGCTCCCCCAACCGTCCCCCAGCCCTGCTCCCCCCACCGTCCTCCAGCCCTGCTCCCCCCACCGTCCCCCAGCCCTGCTCCCCCCACCGTCCCCAGCCCTGCTCCCCACCGTCCTCCAGCCCTGCTCCCACCGTCCCAGCCCTGCTCCCCCACCGTCCTCCAGCCCTGCTCCCCACCGTCCCCAGCCCTGCTCCCCACCGTCCCCAGCCCTGCTCCCCACCGTCCCCAGCCCTGCTCCACCGTCCCCAGCCCTGCTCCCCCCACCGTCCCCCAGCCCTGCTCCCCCCACCGTCCTCCAGCCCTGCTCCCCCCACCGTCCTCCAGCCCTGCTCCCCACCGCCCCCAGCCCTGCTCCCCACCGTCCTCCAGCCCTGCGCCCCCACCGCCCCCAGCTCGGCCCCCACCGTCACGTGA